The Polyodon spathula isolate WHYD16114869_AA chromosome 23, ASM1765450v1, whole genome shotgun sequence genome has a window encoding:
- the setmar gene encoding histone-lysine N-methyltransferase SETMAR, whose product MNLMGEYDVCRGLENLPVSVERDEESLPQFQYSPEHVSGPGADQDPSEITYLGCDCVSTSCRPDSCSCLQHHGESYDENLSLRDCEGKETDFSRPVFECNVMCKCSEACKNRVVQRGLGYRLQMFKGGPKGWGLHTLEFIPKGRFVCQYAGEVIGLAEARRRLQSQKPGDMNYLIAVKEHIDGGKMIETFVDPALVGNVGRFLNHSCQPNLFMVPVRVNSVVPKLALFAGRDILAGEELMYDYSGRYKNVTEKASVQETTDIDLVERKPCYCGAESCCGFLPFDVSVMNSG is encoded by the exons ATGAATTTGATGGGAGAATACGATGTGTGCCGCGGTCTTGAGAACCTTCCCGTTTCTGTTGAACGAGATGAAGAGTCTTTGCCACAATTTCAG TACTCTCCAGAGCATGTAAGCGGGCCTGGCGCTGATCAGGATCCCAGTGAGATTACCTATCTAGGATGTGACTGCGTGTCTACTTCCTGTAGGCCGGACTCCTGCTCTTGTCTTCAACACCACGGCGAGTCATATGATGAAAACCTGTCTCTCAGAGACTGCGAGGGAAAGGAGACTGACTTTTCCAGGCCTGTTTTTGAGTGCAATGTCATGTGTAAATGTAGCGAAGCCTGCAAGAACAGAGTTGTGCAGAGAGGTCTGGGATACAGGCTTCAGATGTTTAAGGGTGGGCCCAAAGGATGGGGTCTGCACACACTGGAGTTCATCCCAAAAGGGCGCTTCGTGTGCCAGTACGCAGGAGAGGTTATTGGTTTGGCTGAAGCTCGCAGAAGATTGCAATCCCAGAAGCCTGGTGATATGAATTACCTCATAGCAGTGAAGGAGCACATAGACGGTGGAAAAATGATTGAAACTTTTGTAGACCCGGCTCTTGTTGGAAATGTGGGAAGATTCCTCAACCACTCCTGCCAGCCCAATTTGTTCATGGTACCTGTGCGTGTGAACTCAGTGGTGCCCAAACTGGCGCTGTTTGCTGGGCGGGACATACTGGCAGGGGAGGAGCTAATGTACGATTACTCAGGAAGATATAAAAATGTGACTGAAAAAGCCTCAGTTCAAGAAACGACAGACATTGACCTCGTGGAACGCAAACCCTGTTACTGCGGAGCCGAGAGCTGCTGTGGGTTCCTGCCTTTTGACGTTTCTGTCATGAATAGTGGTTAA